TTCCCATTGTTGGTGGCTGCGTTCAGGCAGATTGCCTCCCAACGATTTTTCGCAGCTCTTGCCCCATTGCCCGCCATCACCGTACTTTGCCGCCATGCGCATTGTATTCATGGGTACGCCCGATTTTGCGATTCCCTCCTTGAGGATTTTGGTCGACAACGGATTTGACGTCGTGGCCGTTGTGACGGCGCCCGACCGCCCGAGTGGGCGCGGCCAACAGCTCACACCTTCGCCGATCAAGGAATTTGCCGTTTCCAGAGGCCTTTTGGTCTTGCAGCCGGAAAAATTGCGTGATCCCGAATTTCTGGCCGCCTTGGCAGCCACCCAACCCGAGCTTGCTGTCGTCGTCGCTTTTCGCATGCTGCCGGAAGTCGTCTGGAAACTCCCCAAAAAGGGCACGCTGAACCTCCATGCAGCCTTGTTGCCCGATTACCGCGGTGCAGCCCCGCTCAATTGGGCCGTGATCAATGGCGAAACCAAAACCGGCGCAACGACCTTCTTCATTGACCAACAGATCGATACGGGCGATATCCTGCTCAAAACAGAAGTCACCATTCCCCATGAATGGACCGCA
The Bacteroidota bacterium DNA segment above includes these coding regions:
- a CDS encoding methionyl-tRNA formyltransferase encodes the protein MGTPDFAIPSLRILVDNGFDVVAVVTAPDRPSGRGQQLTPSPIKEFAVSRGLLVLQPEKLRDPEFLAALAATQPELAVVVAFRMLPEVVWKLPKKGTLNLHAALLPDYRGAAPLNWAVINGETKTGATTFFIDQQIDTGDILLKTEVTIPHEWTAGDLHDAMMEQGAELVLRTVKAIEAGTVSPQPQDELAFLHPAPKIFKEDCRIDWSKNAAALYNFVRGLSPYPTAWTTLNGKVLKIFKVTEGDETFEGKPGTLKLTGKNELWVRCGEGCLRIDNLQLEGKKRMDTAAFLLGHREELGHVE